From the genome of Methanobacterium formicicum, one region includes:
- a CDS encoding DUF2207 domain-containing protein, protein MPLDKKNFIIRTVLISLILISFSGLAFAEDRSYSIPSLDMDLFLQNEGSIHVKETIHYSFSGTYNGVYRDIPLKNGQILQNLKVSTNGAYSSPEIIDQGTSKRIKIYLYSDAAKTTPITSKDVDVTLEYDLSHVLRFYNDIVELQYKLVGENWDVDIGQLNARIHAPSSDGVKYWLNPPYYAKNSSWQGNTLEVTSKTVPSGDYFEVRMALPKGQFSSNPTNGTILNQDALNQIEQIQNNYQNQLNFKGTLYSILALLMLLGIFIPVIIYFRYGREPKIDYQAEYERDIPTDDPPALVNAICGPGFSKKIGEPDMDGFKATIMDLIDRKYLLIEKEPSSQEGYGFDDSLFLKVNPGKDKSTLKGFEQDVLNFLEEFADEGLISLDQISADLSNRETAKSFRETYMDWRAGIKDEYLTDDQLGKIFNKKGDTYLKIFGIVGIVVAGIVFFFTITDPLPAASYALVASIVLGLVSIISLLLPQKVGGQWTTYGEEYDAKWHNFKKYIQDFSLIKEYPPESVAIWNKYLVYATALGAAEAVKKAMELYLPSDQLEGSDIYLFHYYGGYALLSSSLDTGITTATSGSGGDFGGVGDIGGGDIGGGGGAF, encoded by the coding sequence TTGCCATTGGATAAAAAGAACTTCATTATCCGGACAGTCCTTATATCCCTTATTTTAATTTCCTTTTCAGGATTGGCCTTTGCCGAAGATCGGAGTTATTCCATACCTTCCCTGGACATGGACCTCTTCCTGCAGAACGAGGGTTCCATCCATGTTAAGGAAACCATCCATTACTCATTTTCAGGAACCTACAATGGAGTGTACCGGGATATACCCTTAAAAAATGGACAAATTCTACAGAATTTGAAAGTTTCCACGAATGGTGCTTATTCCAGTCCGGAAATCATTGATCAGGGCACCAGCAAACGGATCAAAATATATCTCTACTCTGATGCGGCAAAAACTACTCCCATTACCAGTAAAGATGTGGATGTCACCCTGGAATATGATTTATCCCATGTGCTCCGTTTTTACAATGATATAGTTGAATTACAGTATAAGCTGGTGGGAGAAAACTGGGACGTGGATATAGGTCAGCTTAATGCCAGAATTCATGCCCCTTCCAGTGATGGTGTGAAATACTGGCTAAATCCACCCTACTATGCCAAAAATTCCAGTTGGCAGGGCAACACTCTGGAGGTAACCAGTAAGACGGTCCCTTCTGGAGATTATTTCGAAGTGAGGATGGCCCTACCCAAAGGTCAGTTCTCTTCCAATCCCACCAACGGTACCATCCTAAACCAGGATGCCCTGAACCAGATAGAACAGATACAGAATAACTACCAGAACCAGCTAAACTTCAAAGGCACTCTATACTCAATTCTAGCCCTTTTAATGTTACTGGGTATTTTCATACCTGTGATTATCTATTTCCGTTATGGAAGAGAACCAAAAATAGATTATCAGGCCGAATACGAGCGGGATATCCCTACGGATGATCCGCCGGCTCTGGTGAATGCCATATGTGGTCCGGGGTTCTCCAAAAAAATAGGAGAACCGGATATGGATGGATTTAAAGCCACCATAATGGATCTCATTGACCGGAAATATCTTTTAATAGAAAAAGAACCCTCATCCCAGGAAGGATATGGATTCGATGATTCCCTGTTCCTGAAGGTCAACCCAGGAAAGGATAAATCCACACTCAAAGGATTTGAGCAGGATGTTTTGAATTTCCTGGAAGAATTTGCGGACGAAGGCCTTATATCTCTAGATCAGATATCTGCAGATTTATCGAACCGAGAAACTGCTAAATCCTTCCGAGAAACTTATATGGACTGGAGAGCAGGTATAAAAGATGAATACCTCACTGATGACCAGTTGGGTAAGATATTCAATAAGAAGGGCGACACCTACCTGAAGATCTTCGGAATAGTGGGGATTGTAGTGGCGGGTATTGTGTTCTTCTTCACCATAACTGACCCTCTCCCTGCGGCTAGTTATGCGTTAGTAGCATCCATAGTGCTGGGACTAGTTTCCATCATTTCCCTGCTCCTGCCCCAGAAGGTAGGGGGGCAGTGGACCACCTACGGCGAAGAATACGATGCCAAATGGCACAATTTCAAGAAGTATATCCAGGATTTCAGCCTGATAAAGGAATACCCTCCGGAGTCAGTGGCCATCTGGAACAAGTACCTGGTCTACGCCACAGCCCTGGGAGCAGCGGAGGCTGTCAAAAAGGCCATGGAACTGTACCTCCCCAGTGACCAGCTGGAAGGCAGTGACATCTACCTGTTCCATTACTACGGGGGATATGCTCTCCTCTCCTCATCCCTGGATACCGGCATCACCACGGCCACATCCGGTTCTGGTGGAGACTTCGGAGGAGTGGGTGACATAGGTGGAGGGGATATTGGAGGTGGGGGAGGAGCTTTTTAA
- a CDS encoding LemA family protein: MVNEMIIELIILVIIILIVVVFVYLYNSLVKLRNRVKNAWSQIDVQLNRRADLIPNLVETVKGYAKHEKTVFENVTAARAGLMNAKTVQETAEANNVLTETLKSLFAVAENYPDLKASENFRELQGQLEETENKIAYSRQFYNDTVLMYNNKCQMVPSNIIASLFNFQEEEFFEIEETKREVPKVEF; encoded by the coding sequence ATGGTGAATGAAATGATAATCGAACTAATAATTTTAGTTATAATAATTTTAATAGTGGTAGTGTTTGTATACCTTTACAACAGCTTGGTTAAACTTAGAAACCGGGTTAAAAATGCCTGGTCTCAGATCGATGTCCAACTGAACCGGAGGGCAGACCTCATTCCCAACCTGGTGGAAACAGTTAAAGGATATGCTAAACACGAGAAAACCGTATTCGAAAACGTAACTGCGGCCCGGGCTGGATTGATGAATGCTAAAACAGTCCAGGAAACAGCAGAGGCCAACAATGTATTAACTGAAACTCTGAAAAGCCTCTTTGCTGTGGCTGAGAACTATCCTGATCTAAAGGCCAGTGAAAACTTCCGGGAGCTCCAAGGTCAGCTGGAGGAAACTGAAAACAAGATAGCCTATTCCCGGCAGTTTTACAACGACACCGTCCTGATGTACAACAACAAATGCCAGATGGTGCCCAGTAACATCATTGCCTCTCTCTTCAACTTCCAGGAAGAAGAGTTCTTTGAAATCGAAGAGACCAAAAGGGAAGTCCCTAAAGTAGAATTCTAA
- a CDS encoding cation-translocating P-type ATPase, producing MTINELPPEDVFGELNSYKNGLSTDEAQKRLEKYGPNQIEEIKKKPVIFKFLANLYQLLALLLWAASGLAFLSGTPQLGLAIIAVIIINAVFSFWQEYKAEQALEALKNILPSTAKVIRDNEKKEILSAQLVPGDLLVLEEGDNISADARLVEANQMKVDISTLTGESKPVRKFSHETRAGDHAFVEMGNLVFAGTSVVSGSGKAVLFATGRDTEFNQIASLTQEFNPEASPLQKELARVTRIIASVAILLGVILFAVNLWVVKLPLSVAFIFAIGLTVANVPEGLLPTVTLALAASVQKMVRKNALIKRLSSVETLGSTNIICTDKTGTLTKNEMTVRKIWLPCQIIEVTGAGYSPEGEFLHHENPINHDEIRELKLLMRSATFCNDSRLVEPEQEGGKWKIIGDPTEASLLVAARKSGFNWEEEMKEKPRILELPFDSQRKSMTSIHQEEGKQVAYVKGAPKKIIKLSPLISDDGTVRPFTDREKEKVFKIHDKLAASGLRILAMAYRDLPPGFDDYQTGSVEQELVFLGMMAMQDPPRPEVKPAVEDCHKAGISIIMITGDYGLTAQAIAQEVGIVSQACRIVKGKELDQMSDDEVQEILQGDCNVIFARAVPEHKMRIASILEGMDEIVAMTGDGVNDAPALRKADIGVAMGITGTDVAKEAADMILTDDNFATIVEAIKEGRTIYENIRKFITYIFSHETAEIAPFVMMVLFRIPLPITVMQILAIDLGTDTVPALALGVGPSESDVMDRPPRPRSERLLNLGVIFRGYVFLGVIEAALVMSGFFWVLLSSGWAWGQQLSFTDPVYLKATSMVFAGIVLAQMGNLLACQTNRTSVLEVGIFKNRWILRGIAFSVAILLAIIYIPPLQELFGTTALGLTEWIYLLTFVPVMFLADELRKYIVRKRV from the coding sequence ATGACAATCAATGAACTCCCTCCTGAAGATGTATTTGGAGAATTAAACTCTTATAAGAATGGATTATCTACTGATGAGGCCCAAAAGAGGCTTGAAAAATATGGGCCCAATCAGATTGAGGAAATTAAGAAAAAACCGGTTATTTTTAAGTTTTTAGCCAATCTTTATCAGCTTCTGGCTCTGTTGTTATGGGCTGCCAGTGGGCTGGCTTTTTTAAGTGGTACTCCCCAGTTGGGGTTGGCCATTATCGCCGTCATTATCATCAATGCTGTTTTTAGTTTCTGGCAGGAATACAAGGCTGAACAGGCACTGGAAGCCCTTAAGAATATACTCCCATCCACAGCCAAGGTGATCCGGGATAATGAGAAAAAGGAGATATTATCTGCCCAGCTGGTTCCCGGTGATCTGCTGGTGCTGGAGGAGGGAGATAACATCTCGGCCGATGCTCGTCTGGTGGAGGCCAACCAGATGAAGGTGGATATTTCCACCTTAACCGGTGAATCCAAACCAGTACGGAAATTCTCCCACGAAACCAGGGCCGGCGATCATGCCTTTGTGGAGATGGGTAATCTGGTATTTGCCGGAACCAGTGTGGTTTCTGGCTCGGGAAAGGCGGTGCTATTTGCTACTGGCCGAGATACCGAGTTCAACCAGATAGCCAGTTTAACCCAGGAGTTCAACCCGGAAGCCAGCCCCTTGCAGAAGGAACTGGCCAGAGTAACCCGCATCATAGCTTCCGTGGCCATATTGCTGGGAGTTATTCTCTTTGCCGTGAATCTGTGGGTGGTTAAACTCCCCCTTTCCGTGGCCTTCATATTTGCCATTGGCCTGACCGTGGCCAATGTTCCAGAAGGATTGCTCCCCACAGTCACCCTGGCCCTGGCGGCCTCGGTGCAAAAGATGGTTCGCAAAAATGCCCTTATAAAACGTTTATCCAGTGTGGAAACCCTGGGATCCACCAATATCATCTGTACTGATAAAACCGGGACGTTGACCAAGAATGAGATGACAGTGCGTAAGATCTGGTTACCCTGCCAGATAATCGAGGTTACAGGGGCTGGATATTCCCCGGAAGGGGAGTTTTTACACCACGAAAATCCGATAAACCATGATGAAATCCGGGAACTCAAACTTCTCATGCGATCGGCCACCTTCTGCAATGATTCCAGACTGGTGGAACCAGAGCAGGAGGGAGGAAAATGGAAGATCATTGGTGATCCCACGGAAGCTTCCCTGCTGGTAGCTGCCCGTAAAAGTGGTTTTAACTGGGAAGAGGAGATGAAAGAGAAACCAAGAATACTGGAGCTACCCTTCGATTCTCAACGGAAATCCATGACCAGTATCCACCAGGAGGAAGGTAAACAGGTGGCCTATGTTAAGGGAGCCCCTAAAAAAATAATCAAACTTTCACCCCTGATCTCTGATGATGGTACGGTAAGGCCCTTCACTGACCGGGAAAAGGAGAAAGTATTTAAAATACACGATAAGCTGGCTGCTTCTGGGCTGCGTATTCTGGCCATGGCTTACCGTGACCTTCCACCTGGTTTTGATGATTACCAGACTGGTAGTGTTGAACAGGAGCTGGTATTTCTGGGTATGATGGCCATGCAGGATCCACCCCGTCCTGAAGTTAAACCCGCGGTCGAGGATTGTCATAAAGCAGGCATCAGTATCATCATGATCACCGGGGATTATGGTTTAACTGCCCAGGCCATTGCCCAAGAAGTGGGAATTGTAAGTCAGGCCTGCCGTATTGTCAAGGGGAAAGAATTGGACCAGATGAGTGATGATGAAGTCCAGGAAATTCTGCAGGGGGATTGTAACGTGATCTTTGCCCGGGCAGTACCCGAGCATAAAATGCGCATAGCCAGTATACTGGAGGGAATGGATGAAATTGTGGCCATGACTGGTGATGGGGTGAATGATGCTCCGGCCCTTCGCAAGGCAGATATAGGGGTGGCCATGGGGATTACTGGTACTGATGTGGCCAAGGAAGCTGCGGATATGATACTCACCGATGATAATTTCGCCACCATTGTGGAGGCCATTAAGGAGGGCCGTACCATCTATGAAAATATCCGCAAATTCATCACCTATATTTTCTCCCACGAAACAGCGGAGATAGCTCCCTTCGTTATGATGGTCCTCTTCAGGATTCCTTTACCAATTACCGTCATGCAGATCCTAGCCATCGACCTGGGAACAGACACTGTGCCTGCCCTAGCTCTGGGTGTGGGTCCTTCTGAGTCCGATGTCATGGATCGGCCACCACGACCCCGCAGCGAACGTCTACTGAACCTGGGAGTCATATTCAGAGGTTATGTTTTTCTGGGGGTGATTGAGGCTGCCCTGGTGATGTCTGGATTTTTCTGGGTTCTGCTGAGCAGTGGCTGGGCCTGGGGCCAACAACTCTCATTCACTGACCCAGTTTACCTTAAAGCCACCAGCATGGTCTTTGCCGGAATAGTTCTGGCCCAGATGGGAAACCTCCTGGCCTGCCAGACCAACCGGACTTCGGTACTGGAAGTTGGAATCTTCAAAAACCGGTGGATTCTAAGGGGAATAGCCTTTTCAGTGGCAATTCTCCTGGCTATTATTTATATTCCTCCACTTCAGGAATTATTTGGAACAACCGCCCTGGGATTGACCGAATGGATTTACTTACTTACCTTTGTACCGGTAATGTTCCTGGCGGACGAACTACGCAAGTATATAGTTAGAAAAAGGGTTTAA
- a CDS encoding potassium channel family protein, producing the protein MFVLLRVLRKSIPLVAKQRLTWILILVLCIIAYGTLGFHFIEGQSWTVSLYWTFVTIGTVGYGDYSPKTSLGMFFAISLIVLGIGTFALAVESLVNLIFKRQQMRIMGLISVERSKHIVICGWTESTEECIKEIGKSGEIFVLDEDEQVRKNALKNGANFVHGDPTRIKDLEKANVKGAQAVIVDMESDSKTIHCILSIRKVDKKVRVVAEAQRYENIEQIKLAGASQVISPFVISGRLMYKSIDDGYEAMFVQDVLAEHSSREMKEVKISPESQFNGLTLLEADIHERTGVVVVGVGRDGDLIIDPPRDYTLETGDVVLGIGKVEEFEKLENIKVT; encoded by the coding sequence ATGTTCGTACTTCTAAGGGTACTCAGAAAAAGCATACCACTGGTAGCAAAACAACGGTTAACCTGGATTTTAATTCTGGTTCTCTGCATAATTGCCTACGGAACCCTGGGCTTTCATTTCATCGAAGGACAATCATGGACTGTGTCTTTATACTGGACCTTTGTAACCATAGGAACCGTAGGATATGGAGATTACAGTCCCAAAACTTCTCTGGGAATGTTTTTCGCCATTAGTCTGATTGTTCTGGGTATAGGAACCTTTGCCCTGGCAGTAGAGTCCCTGGTAAACCTGATCTTCAAAAGACAACAAATGAGAATTATGGGGCTGATAAGTGTGGAACGATCTAAACACATAGTTATATGCGGATGGACCGAAAGTACAGAGGAATGTATTAAAGAAATAGGGAAAAGTGGGGAAATATTTGTACTGGATGAAGATGAACAGGTCCGTAAAAACGCGTTGAAAAACGGGGCCAACTTCGTTCACGGTGATCCCACCCGTATCAAGGATCTGGAAAAAGCTAACGTTAAAGGTGCCCAGGCCGTTATCGTGGACATGGAATCGGATTCAAAGACTATCCACTGCATTTTGAGCATCCGCAAAGTGGATAAGAAGGTGAGGGTGGTGGCTGAAGCCCAGCGCTATGAAAATATTGAACAGATTAAACTGGCCGGGGCCAGTCAGGTGATCTCACCATTCGTAATATCCGGGCGCCTTATGTACAAGAGCATTGACGATGGTTACGAGGCCATGTTCGTACAGGATGTTCTGGCTGAACACAGTAGCCGGGAGATGAAGGAAGTTAAAATAAGTCCAGAAAGCCAGTTCAACGGTTTAACCCTGTTAGAGGCTGATATTCACGAGAGAACCGGAGTAGTGGTGGTGGGAGTGGGTCGTGACGGAGACCTGATCATTGACCCGCCCCGTGATTACACTCTTGAAACCGGGGATGTGGTTCTGGGTATTGGTAAAGTGGAAGAATTCGAAAAATTGGAGAATATTAAGGTAACTTGA
- a CDS encoding DNA/RNA nuclease SfsA, protein MKISNIMEGKFKDRPNRFTVTFQTSSTEDKAHLRDPGRLKELLIPGVKLLLRPALNPESRKTKYDVIAVWSEGIWVLINSGFHSDLAGELIELGKIPELSDYSVEKREYTFGQSRIDFLLTCPTIKEIPAHDGETQDVEVNAKNKMLMEVKGCTLVEEGWARFPDAPTTRGKRHLEELIKAKKEGINSAVLFLIPREDAQIFSPNWEMDPGFSQALHQAEQANVLIIAYSFTLTYQKKELELEPLKKVKIRVKPNKG, encoded by the coding sequence ATGAAAATATCGAATATAATGGAAGGAAAATTCAAAGACCGACCCAATCGTTTCACCGTAACCTTCCAAACATCTTCAACCGAGGATAAAGCCCATTTAAGAGACCCTGGAAGGTTAAAAGAGCTCTTAATCCCGGGGGTTAAACTACTTTTACGGCCAGCTCTAAACCCGGAGTCACGCAAAACCAAGTACGATGTTATCGCTGTCTGGAGCGAGGGAATATGGGTGTTAATTAACTCCGGTTTCCACAGTGACCTGGCTGGAGAATTAATAGAATTAGGGAAGATACCAGAATTATCAGATTACAGTGTGGAAAAAAGGGAATACACCTTTGGCCAGAGCCGTATTGATTTTTTACTTACCTGCCCAACCATTAAAGAAATTCCGGCACATGACGGAGAAACACAGGATGTTGAGGTAAATGCAAAAAATAAGATGCTAATGGAAGTGAAGGGCTGCACCCTGGTTGAGGAGGGGTGGGCCCGGTTCCCGGATGCACCCACCACCCGGGGAAAAAGACACTTGGAGGAGCTTATTAAAGCCAAAAAAGAGGGTATAAACTCTGCGGTGTTATTTTTAATTCCCCGTGAGGATGCCCAGATATTTTCACCCAACTGGGAGATGGACCCTGGTTTTTCCCAGGCCCTGCACCAAGCAGAACAGGCAAATGTGCTGATAATTGCCTATTCCTTTACTTTAACCTATCAGAAAAAAGAACTGGAATTAGAACCATTAAAAAAGGTAAAAATAAGGGTTAAGCCTAATAAGGGTTAA
- the cfbD gene encoding Ni-sirohydrochlorin a,c-diamide reductive cyclase catalytic subunit: MHPRPSPIAASLYTLRDLNADVIILHGPHGCCFRTGRLLENDGVRVVTTAMSENDFIFGAAEKLEETLHEVEELFHPQLVGVVGTCASMIIGEDMQEAVNNAGIPAKVLTVESHGGLSEGDNTEGAIAVLEAAQREGVIPAEETKRQTRMLKKATEIEKTRGMAQGKYIAPSYGDDKEEVASILLEALERGDKIALVLNAKKETSYLFADLLKIPFKEVCPGNKPAIIANLDPAVGLPRIRQHAQNIHQELGETGQKVESITGGLDEYPVTGERAVEFLEKEDFDLVVVAGVPHALPIEKLDIPSIAITDGPRLVEPLKKLGYTWVVTELDAHAKTLGTDKIVESDFGSVLRAKISDKKSPNPT, encoded by the coding sequence TTGCATCCCCGACCTAGCCCCATTGCCGCATCCCTTTACACTCTCCGAGATTTGAACGCCGATGTTATCATTCTACACGGCCCCCATGGTTGTTGTTTCCGTACAGGCCGCCTTCTGGAAAATGATGGAGTGAGGGTGGTGACCACCGCCATGTCGGAAAACGATTTCATATTTGGTGCAGCGGAAAAACTGGAAGAAACACTCCACGAAGTGGAAGAACTTTTCCACCCCCAGCTGGTGGGGGTGGTGGGTACCTGTGCCAGTATGATCATTGGGGAAGACATGCAGGAAGCAGTGAACAACGCCGGGATCCCGGCCAAAGTCCTTACTGTTGAGTCCCACGGTGGTTTAAGTGAAGGAGATAACACGGAAGGTGCCATTGCTGTCCTGGAAGCTGCTCAGCGAGAAGGAGTGATCCCCGCCGAGGAAACGAAAAGGCAAACCAGGATGCTGAAAAAGGCCACTGAAATTGAAAAAACCAGGGGCATGGCTCAGGGCAAGTATATCGCCCCATCCTATGGTGATGACAAAGAAGAAGTGGCCAGTATACTTTTAGAGGCCCTGGAAAGAGGGGATAAAATTGCCCTGGTGCTCAACGCCAAGAAAGAAACCTCCTATCTCTTCGCCGACCTTCTGAAAATACCCTTTAAAGAGGTTTGCCCCGGGAACAAACCAGCCATAATTGCCAATTTAGACCCCGCGGTTGGTCTTCCCCGCATCCGGCAACACGCCCAGAACATCCACCAGGAACTGGGAGAAACAGGTCAGAAAGTCGAATCAATAACTGGAGGACTGGATGAATATCCAGTAACTGGAGAACGTGCCGTTGAATTTTTAGAAAAAGAAGACTTCGATCTGGTGGTAGTCGCCGGAGTGCCCCACGCCCTTCCCATCGAAAAATTAGACATCCCCTCTATTGCCATTACTGATGGTCCCCGTTTAGTAGAGCCACTTAAAAAATTAGGATACACTTGGGTGGTCACTGAACTCGATGCCCACGCCAAAACACTGGGAACTGATAAGATAGTTGAATCTGATTTTGGAAGTGTTTTAAGGGCGAAAATTAGCGATAAAAAATCTCCTAACCCGACCTGA
- a CDS encoding sugar phosphate nucleotidyltransferase: MTSTVGMILCGGFGKRLRPLTERVPKPLIEIKDDYTILDKQLFDFKNAGVNQVYLLTGFLSDKIQERFGEDYMGVKIEYVEEDKPLGTLNAIRLGMEAVGPGKQCIIRNGDVVADLNIKKMIETGEKSDHPLSIFITRMVSPYGIVEISGDRLVSFKEKPVLDYYINGGVYFSKGEINFGDFDVGDIEKTVFPMYAKSNQLGYYQEDGLFWMAIDTSKELEEIRKEYKNREDKPWGYEKILINTEKYLTKELFIREGYQTSYHHHPHKDETMYILSGAGYIEFEDRKEYFGKNDTIRIKPLENHTIVAMENTVLHEISTPHPDDTVRVKDYYDVR; the protein is encoded by the coding sequence ATGACCAGTACAGTAGGTATGATACTCTGCGGAGGATTTGGGAAACGTTTAAGGCCCCTCACGGAAAGAGTGCCCAAACCCCTCATTGAAATTAAGGATGATTACACTATTCTAGATAAACAACTCTTCGACTTCAAAAACGCTGGTGTTAACCAGGTTTACCTCTTGACCGGTTTTTTAAGTGATAAAATTCAAGAGAGATTTGGTGAAGACTACATGGGCGTTAAAATAGAGTATGTGGAAGAAGATAAACCACTGGGAACTCTTAATGCCATAAGGTTAGGAATGGAAGCTGTTGGTCCTGGAAAACAATGCATTATACGCAACGGAGATGTAGTGGCTGATCTTAACATTAAAAAAATGATTGAAACTGGTGAAAAATCCGACCACCCCCTATCCATATTTATCACCCGCATGGTTTCCCCCTACGGCATAGTGGAAATCAGCGGCGATCGATTAGTATCTTTCAAGGAAAAACCAGTTTTAGATTACTACATAAATGGAGGAGTGTACTTCTCCAAGGGAGAAATTAACTTTGGGGACTTTGATGTAGGGGATATTGAAAAAACGGTTTTCCCCATGTACGCCAAAAGTAACCAGTTGGGTTACTACCAGGAAGATGGCCTGTTCTGGATGGCCATAGACACCTCCAAGGAACTGGAGGAAATCCGTAAAGAGTACAAAAACCGTGAAGATAAACCATGGGGATACGAAAAAATCCTGATAAACACTGAAAAATACTTAACCAAGGAGTTATTCATCAGGGAAGGTTATCAGACCTCTTACCACCACCACCCCCACAAGGATGAAACCATGTACATCCTCAGTGGAGCAGGATACATAGAATTTGAAGACCGTAAAGAGTATTTCGGTAAAAACGACACCATTCGGATCAAGCCCCTGGAAAACCACACCATAGTGGCCATGGAGAATACAGTTCTCCACGAAATATCAACCCCCCACCCTGACGACACCGTTCGAGTTAAGGACTACTACGACGTCAGGTAA
- the hisH gene encoding imidazole glycerol phosphate synthase subunit HisH, which yields MITIIDYGSGNLKSIRNGFRRIGADALVTNDKKDLEQAEVLILPGVGAFGTAMKNLQKYQDIIHQHIQEGKPFLGVCLGLQVLFSESEESPGVKGLDVFRGKVVRFPETLPPQGLKIPHMGWNNLNTLRYSPLMEGIDQDYMYFVHSYYVQPEDPEIVVATVDYGVEVPAVVAQDNVFATQFHPEKSGPVGLEILKNFLKQAL from the coding sequence ATGATAACTATTATCGATTATGGTAGCGGAAACCTGAAAAGTATTCGTAATGGATTCCGCCGCATCGGGGCAGATGCACTGGTAACTAATGATAAAAAGGATTTAGAACAGGCTGAGGTGCTGATCCTCCCTGGTGTGGGGGCCTTCGGAACAGCCATGAAAAACCTTCAAAAATACCAGGACATCATCCATCAACACATTCAAGAAGGTAAACCCTTTTTAGGTGTTTGTCTGGGTTTGCAAGTGTTATTCAGTGAGAGCGAGGAAAGTCCTGGAGTTAAAGGGCTGGATGTGTTCCGCGGTAAGGTGGTTCGCTTTCCAGAGACGCTACCCCCTCAAGGCCTTAAAATTCCCCACATGGGATGGAACAATCTTAATACCCTCCGATATTCCCCTTTAATGGAAGGGATAGACCAGGATTACATGTACTTTGTTCACTCCTATTATGTGCAGCCAGAGGACCCGGAAATAGTTGTGGCCACCGTGGACTATGGAGTGGAAGTGCCAGCGGTTGTGGCCCAGGACAATGTATTCGCCACCCAGTTCCACCCTGAAAAAAGTGGACCAGTAGGTCTGGAAATATTGAAGAACTTCCTTAAACAAGCCCTATAA